In Pedobacter sp. WC2423, the following are encoded in one genomic region:
- the rplL gene encoding 50S ribosomal protein L7/L12, whose amino-acid sequence MADLKAFAEQLVNLTVKEVNELAQILKDEYGIEPAAAAVAVAGPAGDAAPAAEEKSTFDVILKEAGGAKLAVVKLVKDLTGLGLKEAKDLVDGAPKELKTGVSKDEAEALKKQLEEAGAVVEIK is encoded by the coding sequence ATGGCAGATTTAAAAGCGTTTGCTGAGCAATTAGTAAACTTAACAGTAAAAGAAGTTAACGAATTAGCTCAAATCCTTAAAGACGAGTATGGTATCGAACCAGCTGCTGCTGCAGTTGCTGTTGCAGGTCCTGCTGGTGATGCTGCTCCTGCAGCTGAAGAAAAATCTACTTTCGATGTTATCTTGAAAGAAGCTGGTGGTGCTAAATTAGCAGTTGTTAAGTTGGTTAAAGACTTAACTGGATTAGGTTTGAAAGAAGCTAAAGACTTAGTTGACGGTGCACCAAAAGAATTAAAAACTGGTGTTTCTAAAGACGAAGCTGAAGCTTTGAAAAAACAATTAGAAGAAGCTGGAGCTGTAGTTGAGATTAAGTAA
- the rpoB gene encoding DNA-directed RNA polymerase subunit beta, whose translation MANKVDQRVNFARSKHIIDYPDFLDVQLQSFREFFQIETTSDNRHTEGLFKVFAENFPITDSRNIFVLEFLDYFIDPPRYDIPECIDRGLTYSVPLKAKLKLSCNDAEHEDFETIIQDVYLGTIPYMTPKGTFVINGAERVIVSQLHRSPGVFFGQSRHTNGTKLYSARVIPFKGSWIEFATDVNNVMYAYIDRKKKFPVTTLLRAIGYDSDKDILELFDLADEVKVSKSGLKKYIGRKLAARVLRKWVEDFVDEDTGEVVSIDRNEVILDRDTVLEDEHIDMIIDAGVKTIILSKDDGASQADYTIIYNTLQKDTSNSEKEAVENIYRALRNAEPPDEETARGIIERLFFSDKRYDLGDVGRYRINRKLKMDTPDHVKVLTKADIIAIVKYLIKLINSKEEVDDIDHLSNRRVRTVGEQLYAQFGVGLARMARTIRERMNIRDNEVFTPTDLINARTLSSVINSFFGTNQLSQFMDQTNPLAEITHKRRLSALGPGGLSRERAGFEVRDVHYTHYGRLCTIETPEGPNIGLISSLCVHAKINTLGFIETPYKIVRDGVVAVDEDVIYLSAEDEDGKTIAQANAAYDDKGNFTTTRVKARYEGDFPIIEPEKLDLMDVAPNQITSIAASLIPFLEHDDANRALMGSNMQRQAVPLLRPEAPIVGTGLEGRVARDSRTLINAEGDGVVEYVDANEITIKYVRNDADRLVSFEGDSKTYRLIKFKKTNQNTCINLKPIVKKGQKVVKGQVLCEGYATENGELALGRNLKVAFMPWQGYNFEDAIVISERIVREDIFTSLHIEEFELEVRDTKRGEEELTPDIPNVSEEATKDLDENGIIRIGAEVKEGDILIGKITPKGESDPSPEEKLLRAIFGDKAGDVKDASLKTPPSIRGVVIDTKLFSRAKKTTKAEEKAAIEKLDKRYNLATTNLKNELVDKLFQIVNGKTSQGIFNVYKELLFPKGAKFTQKSLADLEFAHINPYKWTTDDDKNDQIKILIHNYGIRVNEELGAYKRDKFAISVGDELPSGIVQMAKVYVAKKRKLKVGDKMAGRHGNKGIVARIVRDEDMPFLDDGTPVDIVLNPLGVPSRMNLGQIYETVLAWAGKELGVKFATPIFDGAKHDEVEEWIAKAGVPASGRTYLHNGLTGERFDQPTTVGIIYMLKLGHMVDDKMHARSIGPYSLITQQPLGGKAQFGGQRFGEMEVWALEAFGAANILQEILTVKSDDVIGRAKTYEAIVKGENLPTPGVPESFNVLVHELRGLGLDITLD comes from the coding sequence TTGGCAAATAAAGTCGACCAAAGAGTAAATTTTGCACGTAGTAAGCACATCATAGATTACCCGGATTTTCTAGATGTACAGTTGCAATCATTCAGAGAATTTTTCCAGATAGAAACTACTTCAGACAACCGTCATACAGAGGGCTTGTTTAAAGTATTTGCTGAAAACTTTCCAATCACTGATTCCAGAAATATTTTCGTTTTGGAATTCCTTGATTATTTTATTGACCCACCACGTTATGATATACCTGAGTGTATTGACCGTGGGTTAACTTATAGTGTTCCCTTAAAGGCAAAGTTGAAATTGTCTTGTAATGATGCGGAGCACGAAGATTTTGAAACTATCATTCAGGATGTATATCTGGGTACTATTCCATATATGACCCCTAAAGGTACATTCGTAATCAACGGTGCAGAGCGTGTAATTGTTTCTCAGTTACACAGGTCTCCAGGTGTGTTCTTCGGTCAAAGCCGTCACACGAACGGAACCAAGCTTTATTCTGCGCGCGTGATTCCTTTCAAAGGATCCTGGATCGAGTTTGCTACTGACGTGAATAACGTCATGTATGCTTATATCGACCGTAAGAAAAAATTCCCGGTTACCACACTTTTACGTGCTATTGGTTACGATTCTGATAAAGACATCCTTGAATTGTTTGACTTGGCTGATGAGGTTAAGGTCAGCAAATCTGGTTTGAAAAAATATATCGGACGTAAGCTTGCTGCAAGAGTTTTAAGAAAATGGGTTGAAGATTTTGTAGACGAAGATACTGGTGAAGTAGTTTCGATAGATCGTAACGAAGTGATCTTAGACAGGGATACTGTTTTAGAAGACGAGCATATTGATATGATCATTGATGCTGGCGTTAAAACTATTATCTTATCTAAAGATGATGGTGCTAGTCAGGCTGATTATACTATTATATATAATACATTACAGAAAGATACTTCAAACTCTGAAAAAGAGGCTGTTGAAAACATCTATCGTGCTTTGCGTAACGCAGAACCACCTGATGAGGAAACTGCAAGAGGTATCATTGAACGTTTATTCTTCTCAGACAAACGTTATGACTTAGGAGATGTTGGTCGTTACCGCATCAACCGTAAGCTGAAGATGGATACTCCTGATCACGTTAAAGTATTAACAAAGGCAGATATTATTGCAATTGTTAAATACCTGATCAAATTAATCAACTCCAAAGAAGAGGTCGATGATATTGACCACTTGTCAAACCGTCGTGTACGTACAGTAGGTGAGCAGTTATATGCTCAGTTTGGTGTAGGTCTGGCGCGTATGGCACGTACAATCCGTGAGCGGATGAACATTCGTGATAATGAGGTTTTCACCCCAACAGACTTAATTAATGCCCGTACTTTATCGTCGGTTATTAATTCATTCTTTGGTACAAACCAGTTGTCACAGTTTATGGACCAGACTAATCCTCTTGCAGAGATTACGCACAAGCGTCGTCTTTCAGCATTAGGCCCAGGTGGTCTTTCCCGTGAAAGAGCTGGTTTCGAGGTGCGTGACGTTCACTATACCCACTACGGCAGGTTGTGTACGATTGAAACACCAGAGGGACCAAACATTGGTTTGATTTCATCTCTTTGTGTACATGCGAAGATCAATACATTAGGATTTATAGAAACTCCATACAAGATCGTAAGAGACGGTGTCGTTGCTGTAGATGAAGATGTAATTTATCTTTCTGCGGAAGATGAAGATGGTAAAACTATCGCACAGGCAAACGCTGCTTATGATGATAAAGGTAATTTCACCACTACCCGTGTTAAAGCACGTTATGAGGGTGACTTCCCGATTATTGAGCCTGAGAAATTAGACTTAATGGACGTGGCACCTAATCAGATTACTTCGATTGCTGCTTCATTGATTCCTTTCCTTGAGCATGATGATGCGAACAGGGCCCTGATGGGTTCCAACATGCAACGTCAGGCCGTACCATTGTTACGTCCGGAGGCTCCGATTGTTGGTACTGGTCTGGAAGGTCGTGTTGCACGTGACTCGAGAACATTGATCAATGCTGAAGGTGATGGTGTTGTTGAATATGTGGATGCAAATGAAATCACTATTAAATATGTAAGAAACGATGCAGATCGTTTAGTATCATTTGAAGGTGATAGCAAAACTTACAGATTAATTAAATTCAAGAAAACCAATCAGAATACTTGTATCAACTTAAAACCAATTGTTAAAAAAGGTCAGAAAGTTGTTAAAGGACAAGTACTTTGTGAAGGTTATGCAACTGAAAACGGTGAACTTGCTTTAGGCAGGAACCTTAAAGTAGCGTTCATGCCTTGGCAGGGATATAACTTTGAGGATGCGATTGTAATCAGTGAACGTATTGTTCGTGAAGACATTTTCACTTCATTGCATATTGAAGAGTTTGAATTAGAAGTACGTGATACAAAACGTGGAGAAGAGGAATTAACACCGGATATCCCTAACGTTTCTGAAGAAGCTACTAAAGATTTAGATGAAAACGGTATTATTCGTATTGGTGCTGAAGTAAAAGAAGGCGATATCCTGATTGGTAAAATTACACCAAAAGGTGAGTCTGATCCTTCACCGGAAGAGAAATTATTACGCGCTATCTTTGGAGATAAAGCAGGTGATGTGAAAGATGCATCCCTGAAAACTCCTCCTTCGATCAGAGGTGTTGTAATTGATACTAAATTATTCTCAAGAGCTAAGAAAACTACTAAAGCTGAAGAAAAAGCAGCGATAGAGAAATTAGATAAGAGATATAATCTGGCTACAACCAATCTTAAAAATGAGTTGGTTGACAAATTGTTCCAGATTGTAAATGGTAAAACTTCTCAGGGTATTTTCAACGTTTACAAGGAATTATTATTCCCTAAAGGTGCTAAGTTTACTCAAAAAAGTTTGGCTGATTTAGAATTCGCTCACATTAATCCATACAAATGGACTACTGATGACGATAAAAATGATCAGATCAAAATTTTGATTCATAACTACGGTATCCGTGTAAACGAAGAACTGGGTGCATATAAACGTGATAAATTCGCCATCAGTGTTGGTGATGAATTGCCATCAGGTATTGTGCAAATGGCTAAAGTTTATGTGGCTAAAAAACGTAAACTAAAAGTAGGGGATAAAATGGCTGGTCGTCACGGTAATAAGGGTATTGTTGCCCGTATCGTTCGTGATGAAGATATGCCGTTCCTTGATGATGGAACTCCTGTTGATATCGTGTTGAACCCACTGGGTGTACCTTCACGTATGAACCTTGGACAGATCTACGAAACTGTATTGGCATGGGCCGGTAAAGAATTGGGTGTGAAATTCGCAACTCCGATCTTTGATGGTGCCAAGCATGATGAAGTTGAAGAGTGGATCGCTAAAGCTGGTGTTCCTGCTTCAGGAAGAACTTACTTACATAATGGTTTAACAGGTGAGCGTTTCGACCAGCCTACTACAGTAGGTATTATCTACATGCTGAAATTAGGTCACATGGTTGATGATAAAATGCATGCCCGTTCAATCGGACCATATTCATTAATTACACAACAACCATTGGGTGGTAAAGCTCAATTCGGGGGTCAGCGTTTTGGTGAGATGGAGGTTTGGGCATTAGAAGCATTTGGTGCGGCTAATATTCTACAAGAGATCCTGACTGTGAAGTCTGATGATGTAATCGGTAGAGCCAAAACTTATGAAGCAATTGTAAAAGGCGAAAACCTGCCGACTCCAGGTGTACCGGAATCATTCAATGTACTGGTACATGAGCTGCGCGGATTAGGTTTAGATATTACGTTAGACTAA
- the rpoC gene encoding DNA-directed RNA polymerase subunit beta' → MSYKKDNKLKSNFTSITISLASPEAILERSSGEVLKPETINYRTYKPERDGLFCERIFGPVKDYECHCGKYKRIRYKGIVCDRCGVEVTEKKVRRERMGHINLVVPVAHIWYFRSLPNKIGYLLGLPTKRLDLIIYYERYVVIQSGLMEEQGIQYMDFLTEEEYLDILDKLPKENQYLDDKDPNKFIAKMGAEALEDLLKRIDLDTLSYNLRHQAANETSQQRKNEALKRLQVVEAFRGARTRIENNPEWMIIKIVPVIPPELRPLVPLEGGRFATSDLNDLYRRVIIRNNRLKRLIEIKAPEVILRNEKRMLQEAVDSLFDNSRKVNAVKTEGNRALKSLSDILKGKQGRFRQNLLGKRVDYSARSVIVVGPNLKLHECGLPKDMAAELFKPFIIRKMIERGIVKTVKSAKKIVDRKDPLVWDILENVLKGHPVLLNRAPTLHRLGIQSFQPKLVEGKAIQLHPLVCTAFNADFDGDQMAVHLPLGHAAILEAQVLMLAAHNILNPANGTPITVPSQDMVLGLYYITKGRRTDENRVVNGQDSSFYSPEEVIIAYNEKRIDLHAFIKVKVNVKDSDGNIVNKLTETTVGRVLFNQMVPAEVGYINELLTKKSLRDIIGDVVKVTGMARASRFLDDIKELGFQMAFRGGLSFNLQDVNIPAEKQVLLEQASAEVEEVRNNYNMGFITNNERYNQIIDIWTRINNRLTSFVMTQLSSDNQGFNSVYMMLDSGARGSKEQIRQLCGMRGLMAKPQKSGSGGEIIENPILSNFKEGLSVLEYFISTHGARKGLADTALKTADAGYLTRRLHDVAQDMIVNAADCGTLRGMYTTALKDNEDIVEPLYDRILGRISLHDVFNPLDGALLVGAGQDIDEDIAKAIEESPLEGVEIRSVLTCENKRGVCALCYGRNLATGKRVQRGEAVGVIAAQSIGEPGTQLTLRTFHVGGTASNIAAESQINAKFDGIIEFENVRTVANDTGEQGVKQIVLGRSGEFKIVEKGTGKVIMTNNIPYGSFLYVEEGAEIKKGDKICSWDPYNAVIISEFAGKIEFDAIIEGVTFREESDEQTGHREKVIIDTRDKTKNPSVRVVDKKGELIRQYNIPVGAHVSIDDGEAVKTGQILVKIPRATGKTRDITGGLPRVTELFEARNPSNPAVVTEIDGVVTLGGVKRGNREMTIESKDGEIKKYLVPLSKHILVQDNDFVKAGMPLSDGSISPADILAIKGPAAVQEYLVNGIQEVYRLQGVKINDKHFEVIVHQMMQKVHIEDPGDTTFLENNSVDRWDFMIENDDIYDKKVVIDAGDSNTVKPGQILSLRKLRDENSQLKRKDLKQIEVRDARSATASSVLQGITRASLGTKSFISAASFQETTKVLNEAAIAGKRDNMLGLKENVIVGHLIPSGTGVRGYERIIVGSQEEYDKLLASKQEEEIEA, encoded by the coding sequence ATGTCTTACAAAAAGGATAATAAATTAAAAAGCAATTTCACCTCGATTACCATTAGTTTGGCATCGCCGGAGGCTATTTTAGAGCGCTCTAGTGGTGAGGTGTTAAAACCTGAGACTATTAATTATCGTACTTACAAACCTGAACGTGATGGTTTGTTCTGCGAGCGTATTTTTGGTCCGGTAAAAGATTACGAATGTCACTGTGGTAAATACAAACGTATCCGTTATAAAGGTATTGTTTGTGACCGTTGTGGTGTTGAGGTAACGGAGAAAAAAGTGCGCAGAGAGCGTATGGGACACATTAACTTAGTAGTTCCTGTTGCGCATATCTGGTATTTCCGTTCATTACCAAATAAAATTGGTTACTTATTAGGCCTTCCTACCAAAAGATTGGATTTGATCATTTACTACGAGCGTTATGTAGTTATTCAGTCTGGTTTAATGGAAGAACAAGGGATCCAGTATATGGACTTCCTTACTGAGGAAGAGTACCTTGATATTCTTGATAAATTACCTAAAGAAAACCAATACTTAGACGATAAAGATCCTAATAAATTCATCGCCAAAATGGGTGCTGAAGCATTAGAAGATTTATTGAAACGTATTGACTTAGATACTTTATCTTATAACTTACGTCACCAGGCTGCGAATGAGACTTCTCAACAACGTAAAAACGAAGCATTAAAACGTTTACAGGTTGTGGAAGCTTTCCGTGGTGCAAGAACACGTATTGAAAATAATCCAGAATGGATGATTATCAAAATTGTTCCTGTTATTCCACCGGAATTACGTCCGTTAGTACCTCTTGAAGGTGGTCGTTTCGCTACTTCAGATTTAAATGATCTGTACCGTCGTGTGATTATCCGTAACAACCGTTTAAAGCGTTTGATCGAGATTAAAGCACCTGAGGTTATTTTACGTAACGAAAAACGTATGTTACAGGAAGCTGTAGATTCGTTATTCGATAATTCACGTAAAGTAAATGCGGTAAAAACTGAAGGTAACCGTGCTTTGAAATCTCTTTCAGATATCCTGAAAGGTAAACAAGGTCGTTTCCGTCAGAATTTATTGGGTAAACGTGTGGATTACTCTGCGCGTTCGGTAATTGTTGTAGGTCCAAACCTTAAATTACACGAATGTGGTTTACCTAAAGATATGGCTGCTGAGCTTTTCAAACCGTTTATCATTCGTAAGATGATTGAGCGTGGAATCGTGAAAACAGTTAAATCTGCAAAGAAAATTGTTGATAGAAAAGATCCATTAGTTTGGGATATTCTTGAGAACGTTTTAAAAGGCCATCCTGTATTACTGAATCGTGCACCTACGCTGCACAGATTGGGTATCCAGTCTTTCCAGCCTAAATTGGTGGAAGGAAAAGCAATCCAGTTACACCCGTTAGTGTGTACTGCATTCAACGCCGATTTTGACGGTGACCAGATGGCTGTGCATTTACCTTTAGGTCATGCTGCTATTTTGGAAGCCCAGGTATTGATGTTAGCTGCGCACAACATTCTGAACCCTGCAAATGGTACTCCGATTACTGTACCATCTCAGGATATGGTTTTGGGTCTTTATTATATTACTAAAGGCCGCAGAACTGACGAAAACCGTGTGGTTAACGGACAGGATTCCTCATTCTATTCTCCGGAAGAAGTTATCATTGCTTACAATGAGAAACGTATTGATCTTCATGCGTTTATTAAAGTAAAGGTAAATGTTAAAGATTCTGACGGAAATATCGTTAATAAACTAACTGAAACTACTGTTGGTCGTGTACTGTTTAATCAAATGGTTCCGGCAGAAGTAGGATATATCAATGAATTGCTGACTAAAAAATCACTGAGAGATATTATCGGTGATGTAGTTAAGGTTACTGGTATGGCCCGTGCGTCAAGATTCCTTGATGATATTAAAGAGCTAGGTTTCCAAATGGCATTCAGAGGTGGACTATCGTTTAACTTGCAGGATGTGAACATCCCTGCAGAGAAACAAGTTCTTTTAGAACAGGCTTCTGCTGAAGTTGAAGAGGTAAGGAATAACTATAACATGGGATTCATTACCAATAATGAGCGTTACAATCAGATTATCGATATCTGGACTCGTATCAACAACCGTTTAACATCATTCGTGATGACTCAGTTATCAAGCGATAACCAGGGCTTTAACTCGGTATATATGATGCTTGACTCTGGAGCACGTGGATCTAAAGAGCAGATTCGTCAGCTTTGCGGAATGCGTGGTCTGATGGCAAAACCTCAGAAATCAGGTTCAGGTGGTGAAATTATTGAGAATCCGATTCTTTCGAACTTTAAAGAAGGACTATCAGTATTAGAATACTTTATCTCTACCCACGGTGCGCGTAAAGGTTTGGCGGATACAGCGTTAAAAACTGCAGATGCTGGTTACCTGACCCGTCGTTTACATGACGTTGCTCAGGATATGATCGTGAACGCTGCTGATTGTGGTACTTTAAGAGGTATGTATACTACTGCGTTGAAAGATAACGAAGATATCGTTGAACCATTATATGACAGAATTTTAGGTCGTATTTCACTTCATGATGTATTTAATCCTTTGGATGGTGCATTATTAGTAGGTGCTGGTCAGGATATTGATGAAGACATCGCAAAAGCAATCGAAGAATCTCCTTTAGAAGGCGTGGAAATACGTTCAGTATTGACATGTGAAAACAAAAGAGGTGTTTGTGCGCTTTGTTACGGACGTAACCTTGCAACGGGTAAACGTGTTCAACGTGGAGAAGCTGTCGGTGTAATTGCTGCACAGTCTATCGGTGAGCCGGGTACACAGTTAACATTACGTACGTTCCACGTGGGTGGTACCGCATCGAACATTGCTGCTGAATCTCAGATCAATGCGAAGTTTGATGGTATCATAGAATTCGAAAACGTTCGTACTGTAGCAAATGACACAGGTGAACAAGGTGTGAAACAAATTGTTTTAGGCCGTTCAGGTGAATTCAAAATCGTAGAAAAAGGTACTGGTAAAGTTATCATGACCAATAATATCCCTTACGGTTCATTCTTATATGTTGAAGAAGGAGCTGAAATTAAAAAAGGAGATAAAATTTGTTCATGGGATCCATATAACGCGGTTATTATCTCGGAGTTTGCCGGTAAAATCGAATTTGATGCAATTATTGAAGGTGTTACCTTCCGTGAAGAATCAGATGAGCAAACCGGTCACCGTGAGAAAGTAATTATCGATACACGTGATAAAACTAAAAATCCATCAGTAAGAGTTGTAGATAAAAAAGGTGAATTAATCAGACAGTATAACATTCCTGTTGGAGCTCACGTTTCTATCGATGATGGAGAAGCGGTTAAGACTGGTCAGATCTTAGTTAAAATCCCTCGTGCTACAGGAAAAACAAGAGATATTACGGGTGGTTTACCACGTGTAACTGAATTGTTCGAAGCACGTAATCCTTCTAATCCGGCTGTAGTAACTGAGATTGATGGTGTAGTAACTTTAGGTGGTGTGAAACGTGGTAATCGTGAGATGACTATCGAATCAAAAGATGGTGAGATCAAGAAATATCTGGTACCATTATCTAAACACATCCTGGTTCAGGACAATGACTTCGTGAAAGCTGGTATGCCATTATCAGACGGATCGATTTCTCCTGCGGATATCTTAGCAATTAAAGGTCCTGCTGCTGTACAAGAATACTTAGTGAATGGTATCCAGGAAGTTTACCGTTTACAAGGTGTAAAAATCAATGATAAACACTTTGAGGTTATTGTACATCAGATGATGCAGAAAGTTCATATCGAAGATCCGGGTGATACTACATTCTTAGAAAATAATTCTGTAGATCGTTGGGACTTCATGATTGAAAACGATGATATCTATGACAAGAAAGTTGTTATTGATGCTGGTGATTCAAATACGGTTAAACCAGGTCAGATTCTTTCTCTGCGTAAATTAAGAGATGAAAATTCTCAGTTAAAACGTAAAGATTTGAAACAGATCGAAGTTCGTGATGCAAGATCAGCAACTGCTAGTTCTGTATTACAAGGTATTACACGTGCATCATTAGGTACTAAATCATTCATCTCTGCAGCTTCCTTCCAGGAAACTACAAAAGTATTGAACGAAGCTGCAATTGCAGGTAAACGTGATAATATGCTTGGATTGAAAGAAAACGTAATCGTTGGTCACTTGATTCCTTCAGGAACTGGTGTTCGTGGATACGAACGTATTATCGTGGGTTCACAAGAAGAATATGACAAATTATTAGCTTCGAAACAAGAAGAAGAAATAGAAGCATAA